The following proteins are co-located in the Haloplanus sp. HW8-1 genome:
- the rpl12p gene encoding 50S ribosomal protein P1: MEYVYAALILNETGEEINEDNVTAVLEAAGVDVEQSRVKALVAALEDVDIEEAIETAAAAPAAGGAAGGAAGGDDEDDDEGDEAADEAEEEEAAEEEEDEDEEASGEGLGELFG; encoded by the coding sequence ATGGAATACGTTTACGCAGCACTCATCCTGAACGAGACCGGCGAAGAGATCAACGAAGACAACGTGACCGCGGTCCTCGAAGCCGCCGGCGTCGACGTGGAGCAGTCCCGCGTCAAGGCGCTGGTCGCCGCCCTCGAGGACGTCGACATCGAGGAGGCTATCGAGACGGCCGCCGCCGCGCCCGCCGCGGGCGGCGCCGCCGGCGGTGCCGCCGGTGGCGACGACGAGGACGACGACGAGGGCGACGAAGCGGCCGACGAGGCCGAGGAAGAGGAAGCCGCCGAGGAGGAAGAGGACGAAGACGAAGAGGCAAGCGGCGAGGGCCTCGGCGAACTCTTCGGCTGA
- a CDS encoding 50S ribosomal protein L10 produces the protein MSESEAARRTETIPQWKREEVDELVDFIESYTSVGIVGVAGIPSRQLQNMRRDLHGSADVRMIRNTLLRRALDEVGGGHEDLSGYVSGQVALIGTNDNPFGLYQQLEASKTPAPINAGEIAPNDIVIPEGDTGIDPGPFVGELQTVGAEARIMDGSIKVTADSTVLEAGEEVSNDLANVLGELGIEPKEVGLDLRSVYSEGVLFEPAELAIDVAEYRADVESAAAAARNLSVNASYPTARTAGTLLAKAAGQAKALGLFAAIEDPDVLPDLVAKADSQVRSIAAVIDDDEALPEELRGVDAPAATTDADEEPSDEDETEDEADGDGDADADTDPDDDDDDGGDAGEGLGAMFG, from the coding sequence ATGAGCGAGAGCGAGGCCGCTCGGCGAACCGAGACGATCCCGCAGTGGAAACGCGAGGAGGTCGACGAACTCGTCGACTTCATCGAGTCCTACACCAGCGTGGGCATCGTCGGCGTCGCCGGCATTCCGAGCCGACAGCTCCAGAACATGCGTCGCGACCTGCACGGGAGCGCGGACGTCCGGATGATCCGGAACACGCTCCTCCGCCGTGCGCTCGACGAGGTCGGTGGCGGCCACGAGGACCTCTCCGGGTACGTCTCGGGGCAGGTCGCCCTCATCGGCACCAACGACAACCCCTTTGGCCTCTACCAGCAGCTGGAAGCGTCGAAGACGCCCGCCCCGATCAACGCTGGCGAAATCGCCCCCAACGACATCGTGATCCCGGAGGGCGACACGGGGATCGATCCCGGTCCCTTCGTCGGCGAACTCCAGACGGTGGGCGCGGAGGCCCGCATCATGGACGGCTCGATCAAGGTGACCGCGGACTCGACGGTGCTCGAAGCCGGCGAGGAGGTCAGCAACGACCTCGCGAACGTCCTCGGCGAACTGGGTATCGAACCCAAGGAAGTCGGGCTGGATCTGCGCTCGGTGTACTCCGAGGGCGTCCTGTTCGAACCCGCCGAACTCGCCATCGACGTCGCGGAGTACCGCGCCGACGTTGAGTCGGCTGCGGCCGCCGCGCGCAACCTCTCGGTCAACGCGAGTTACCCGACGGCCCGCACCGCGGGCACGCTGCTCGCGAAGGCGGCCGGTCAGGCCAAGGCGCTCGGACTCTTCGCCGCCATCGAGGACCCCGACGTCTTGCCGGACCTCGTGGCCAAAGCGGACAGTCAGGTTCGCTCCATCGCGGCCGTGATCGACGACGACGAGGCGCTCCCCGAGGAACTGCGCGGCGTGGACGCGCCGGCGGCGACGACGGACGCCGACGAGGAACCGAGCGACGAAGACGAAACTGAAGACGAAGCCGACGGTGACGGCGACGCCGACGCCGACACGGACCCCGACGATGACGACGACGACGGCGGCGACGCCGGCGAGGGTCTCGGCGCGATGTTCGGCTAA